In Carassius auratus strain Wakin chromosome 46, ASM336829v1, whole genome shotgun sequence, the following proteins share a genomic window:
- the LOC113063819 gene encoding serine/threonine-protein kinase 10-like isoform X2: MAFAKFSKILRLPTIDVKKKTKQYEHVHRDVNPSDIWEIIGELGDGAFGKVYKAQNKETGALAAAKVIETKSEEELEDYMVEIDILASCDHQYIVKLLDAFFYDNKLSIMIEFCPGGAVDATMLELDRGLEEPQIQVICKQMLEALQYLHSMKIIHRDLKAGNVLLTLDGDIRLADFGVSAKNTKTLQRRDSFIGTPYWMAPEVVMCETMKDAPYDYKADIWSLGITLIELAQIEPPHHELNPMRVLLKIAKSEPPTLERPAKWSMEFNDFLKTALDRNPETRPTAAQLLDHPFVSSVKSNRPLRELVAEAKAEVMEEIEDNQEEAEDEDPADLSPVQAPIKDPSETCETSLYGDHRQNEAPIELEEEPRTPVSTETPLKEQEDDLSDRLPEEDHDKPESEESGKTSSSDSGIDDGKSTPTSEEDAKVVESTEPELPVVRTPESSESSESSTEQPSKKLEEPEDADNPREMPSQQPHDMLNQTESKEPTNRMSGMSNRSSLTGEDVESLLPHANGRLSKRYSDVTSENMDISLNMSGDMSVNKDLGTISLRDSKKTLKRTRRFLVDGVELSVTTSKIISDDEKKDEEMRFLRRQELRDLRLLQKEQHRAQALLNLKLKDQREQMQRRFDQEMSAKKKYYDTELETLEKLQKQTIERMETEHTVHLREEGKRIRAEQEKAFSKFLEQMKHRKKEVKQEVEKLPRSQRKESLKIKMNDFQQLKSDEEEKFLADQRDFLDSTLKSIIAQNKREISETERQCLAKKHNLLREREATVWDLEEKNLHERHQLLKQQLKDQYFLQRHQLLKKHEKCWCPSERESHPASPPID; the protein is encoded by the exons GCCCAGAATAAAGAAACCGGTGCGCTAGCTGCAGCCAAAGTCATCGAAACCAAAAGTGAAGAGGAGCTGGAGGATTACATGGTGGAGATCGACATCTTAGCGTCCTGCGACCATCAGTACATCGTCAAACTGCTGGATGCCTTCTTCTACGACAACAAACTCTCG ATAATGATCGAATTTTGCCCCGGAGGTGCAGTCGATGCCACTATGTTAG AGCTGGACAGGGGTCTTGAAGAGCCTCAGATCCAGGTGATCTGTAAACAAATGCTGGAGGCTCTTCAGTATCTCCACAGCATGAAGATCATCCACAGAGACCTGAAGGCTGGAAACGTTCTCCTCACACTGGATGGAGACATCAGGCTAG CGGATTTTGGAGTTTctgcaaaaaacacaaaaactctTCAAAGACGAGACTCTTTTATTGGGACTCCATATTG GATGGCTCCAGAGGTGGTGATGTGCGAGACCATGAAAGATGCTCCATACGACTACAAAGCTGACATCTGGTCTCTGGGCATCACGCTGATCGAGCTGGCTCAGATAGAGCCGCCTCACCACGAGCTGAACCCCATGAGGGTCCTGCTAAAAATCGCCAAGTCTGAGCCTCCCACCCTGGAGCGGCCTGCCAAGTG GTCGATGGAATTTAACGATTTCCTGAAAACAGCTTTGGACAGAAACCCTGAGACGAGGCCGACAGCTGCTCAGCTTCTAGAC cATCCTTTCGTCAGTTCGGTGAAGTCCAACCGTCCGCTGAGAGAGCTGGTGGCCGAGGCCAAGGCTGAGGTGATGGAGGAGATCGAGGACAACCAAGAAGAAGCAGAAGACGAGGACCCTGCTGACCTCTCACCTGTACAG GCCCCCATCAAAGACCCATCAGAAACTTGTGAGACCAGTTTATATGGGGACCATCGCCAAAATGAAGCTCCAATTGAGCTTGAAGAGGAGCCCAGGACTCCTGTGTCCACCGAAACTCCTTTGAAAGAGCAGGAGGATGATCTCAGTGACAGGTTGCCAGAGGAAGATCACGACAAACCTGAGAGCGAGGAATCAGGTAAGACCTCCAGCTCTGACTCTGGCATCGATGATGGAAAAAGTACACCCACCTCCGAGGAGGATGCCAAGGTGGTCGAGAGCACCGAACCAGAGCTGCCTGTGGTGAGAACACCAGAATCTTCAGAGTCATCCGAATCTTCCACAGAGCAACCCTCTAAGAAACTGGAGGAACCAGAGGATGCTGACAATCCAAGGGAGATGCCTAGCCAGCAACCACACGACATGCTGAACCAAACCGAGTCCAAGGAGCCGACCAACCGCATGTCTGGGATGAGCAACAGGTCCTCTTTGACTGGCGAGGATGTGGAAAGTTTGCTGCCTCATGCCAACGGCAGGTTATCAAAACGATACTCTGATGTGACAAGTGAGAACATGGACATCAGCCTGAACATGTCCGGTGATATGTCCGTCAACAAAGACTTGGGCACCATCTCTTTACGG GACTCCAAGAAGACGCTCAAGCGCACGCGTAGGTTCCTGGTGGACGGTGTGGAGCTGAGCGTCACCACCTCGAAAATCATCTCAGATGACGAGAAGAAAGACGAGGAGATGAGGTTCCTCAG GCGTCAGGAGCTTCGGGATCTGCGTCTGCTGCAGAAAGAGCAGCATCGAGCCCAGGCTTTGCTCAACCTGAAGCTGAAAGATCAGCGGGAGCAGATGCAGCGCAGATTCGACCAGGAGATGAGC GCCAAGAAGAAATACTACGACACTGAGCTGGAGACGCTGGAGAAACTGCAGAAGCAGACCATCGAGAGAATGGAGACGGAGCACACGGTGCACCTGCGGGAAGAGGGCAAACGCATCCGCGCCGAACAAGAGAAAGCCTTCAGCAAGTTCCTGGAGCAGATGAAGCACAGGAAGAAAGAG GTCAAACAAGAAGTGGAGAAACTGCCCCGGAGTCAGAGGAAAGAAAGTCTGAAGATCAAGATGAACGACTTTCAGCAGCTGAAATCAGACGAG GAAGAGAAGTTCCTGGCAGATCAGAGGGATTTTCTGGACTCGACTCTGAAGAGCATCATCGCTCAGAACAAGAGGGAGATCTCCGAGACGGAGCGCCAGTGTCTCGCCAAGAAACACAATCTCCTTAGAG AGCGAGAAGCCACCGTGTGGGATCTGGAAGAGAAGAACTTGCACGAGAGACACCAGCTCCTCAAACAGCAGCTGAAGGACCAGTACTTCCTGCAGAGACACCAGCTCCTCAAGAAACACGAGAAG TGCTGGTGTCCATCTGAAAGAGAGAGCCATCCTGCATCTCCACCGATAGACTGA
- the LOC113063819 gene encoding serine/threonine-protein kinase 10-like isoform X1, whose translation MAFAKFSKILRLPTIDVKKKTKQYEHVHRDVNPSDIWEIIGELGDGAFGKVYKAQNKETGALAAAKVIETKSEEELEDYMVEIDILASCDHQYIVKLLDAFFYDNKLSIMIEFCPGGAVDATMLELDRGLEEPQIQVICKQMLEALQYLHSMKIIHRDLKAGNVLLTLDGDIRLADFGVSAKNTKTLQRRDSFIGTPYWMAPEVVMCETMKDAPYDYKADIWSLGITLIELAQIEPPHHELNPMRVLLKIAKSEPPTLERPAKWSMEFNDFLKTALDRNPETRPTAAQLLDHPFVSSVKSNRPLRELVAEAKAEVMEEIEDNQEEAEDEDPADLSPVQAPIKDPSETCETSLYGDHRQNEAPIELEEEPRTPVSTETPLKEQEDDLSDRLPEEDHDKPESEESGKTSSSDSGIDDGKSTPTSEEDAKVVESTEPELPVVRTPESSESSESSTEQPSKKLEEPEDADNPREMPSQQPHDMLNQTESKEPTNRMSGMSNRSSLTGEDVESLLPHANGRLSKRYSDVTSENMDISLNMSGDMSVNKDLGTISLRDSKKTLKRTRRFLVDGVELSVTTSKIISDDEKKDEEMRFLRRQELRDLRLLQKEQHRAQALLNLKLKDQREQMQRRFDQEMSAKKKYYDTELETLEKLQKQTIERMETEHTVHLREEGKRIRAEQEKAFSKFLEQMKHRKKEVKQEVEKLPRSQRKESLKIKMNDFQQLKSDEEEKFLADQRDFLDSTLKSIIAQNKREISETERQCLAKKHNLLREREATVWDLEEKNLHERHQLLKQQLKDQYFLQRHQLLKKHEKEQEQMQCYNQRMIELLKARQQQEKNRLPKIQRSEAKTRMAMFKKSLRINSSGSSSEDREKTKQFSRLEEKRQKAERLHQQQKHENQMKEKISECEGNARELQQLQNEKCHLLIENETQRLKSVDEQHNQQLKEWKEHLKPRKKVLEEELNQKKKEQEIFFKMSEDSQCQNVSSPNKVTKFLPYIDSSTT comes from the exons GCCCAGAATAAAGAAACCGGTGCGCTAGCTGCAGCCAAAGTCATCGAAACCAAAAGTGAAGAGGAGCTGGAGGATTACATGGTGGAGATCGACATCTTAGCGTCCTGCGACCATCAGTACATCGTCAAACTGCTGGATGCCTTCTTCTACGACAACAAACTCTCG ATAATGATCGAATTTTGCCCCGGAGGTGCAGTCGATGCCACTATGTTAG AGCTGGACAGGGGTCTTGAAGAGCCTCAGATCCAGGTGATCTGTAAACAAATGCTGGAGGCTCTTCAGTATCTCCACAGCATGAAGATCATCCACAGAGACCTGAAGGCTGGAAACGTTCTCCTCACACTGGATGGAGACATCAGGCTAG CGGATTTTGGAGTTTctgcaaaaaacacaaaaactctTCAAAGACGAGACTCTTTTATTGGGACTCCATATTG GATGGCTCCAGAGGTGGTGATGTGCGAGACCATGAAAGATGCTCCATACGACTACAAAGCTGACATCTGGTCTCTGGGCATCACGCTGATCGAGCTGGCTCAGATAGAGCCGCCTCACCACGAGCTGAACCCCATGAGGGTCCTGCTAAAAATCGCCAAGTCTGAGCCTCCCACCCTGGAGCGGCCTGCCAAGTG GTCGATGGAATTTAACGATTTCCTGAAAACAGCTTTGGACAGAAACCCTGAGACGAGGCCGACAGCTGCTCAGCTTCTAGAC cATCCTTTCGTCAGTTCGGTGAAGTCCAACCGTCCGCTGAGAGAGCTGGTGGCCGAGGCCAAGGCTGAGGTGATGGAGGAGATCGAGGACAACCAAGAAGAAGCAGAAGACGAGGACCCTGCTGACCTCTCACCTGTACAG GCCCCCATCAAAGACCCATCAGAAACTTGTGAGACCAGTTTATATGGGGACCATCGCCAAAATGAAGCTCCAATTGAGCTTGAAGAGGAGCCCAGGACTCCTGTGTCCACCGAAACTCCTTTGAAAGAGCAGGAGGATGATCTCAGTGACAGGTTGCCAGAGGAAGATCACGACAAACCTGAGAGCGAGGAATCAGGTAAGACCTCCAGCTCTGACTCTGGCATCGATGATGGAAAAAGTACACCCACCTCCGAGGAGGATGCCAAGGTGGTCGAGAGCACCGAACCAGAGCTGCCTGTGGTGAGAACACCAGAATCTTCAGAGTCATCCGAATCTTCCACAGAGCAACCCTCTAAGAAACTGGAGGAACCAGAGGATGCTGACAATCCAAGGGAGATGCCTAGCCAGCAACCACACGACATGCTGAACCAAACCGAGTCCAAGGAGCCGACCAACCGCATGTCTGGGATGAGCAACAGGTCCTCTTTGACTGGCGAGGATGTGGAAAGTTTGCTGCCTCATGCCAACGGCAGGTTATCAAAACGATACTCTGATGTGACAAGTGAGAACATGGACATCAGCCTGAACATGTCCGGTGATATGTCCGTCAACAAAGACTTGGGCACCATCTCTTTACGG GACTCCAAGAAGACGCTCAAGCGCACGCGTAGGTTCCTGGTGGACGGTGTGGAGCTGAGCGTCACCACCTCGAAAATCATCTCAGATGACGAGAAGAAAGACGAGGAGATGAGGTTCCTCAG GCGTCAGGAGCTTCGGGATCTGCGTCTGCTGCAGAAAGAGCAGCATCGAGCCCAGGCTTTGCTCAACCTGAAGCTGAAAGATCAGCGGGAGCAGATGCAGCGCAGATTCGACCAGGAGATGAGC GCCAAGAAGAAATACTACGACACTGAGCTGGAGACGCTGGAGAAACTGCAGAAGCAGACCATCGAGAGAATGGAGACGGAGCACACGGTGCACCTGCGGGAAGAGGGCAAACGCATCCGCGCCGAACAAGAGAAAGCCTTCAGCAAGTTCCTGGAGCAGATGAAGCACAGGAAGAAAGAG GTCAAACAAGAAGTGGAGAAACTGCCCCGGAGTCAGAGGAAAGAAAGTCTGAAGATCAAGATGAACGACTTTCAGCAGCTGAAATCAGACGAG GAAGAGAAGTTCCTGGCAGATCAGAGGGATTTTCTGGACTCGACTCTGAAGAGCATCATCGCTCAGAACAAGAGGGAGATCTCCGAGACGGAGCGCCAGTGTCTCGCCAAGAAACACAATCTCCTTAGAG AGCGAGAAGCCACCGTGTGGGATCTGGAAGAGAAGAACTTGCACGAGAGACACCAGCTCCTCAAACAGCAGCTGAAGGACCAGTACTTCCTGCAGAGACACCAGCTCCTCAAGAAACACGAGAAG GAGCAGGAGCAGATGCAGTGCTACAACCAGCGGATGATCGAGCTCCTCAAGGCCCGACAGCAGCAGGAGAAGAACAGACTgcccaagatccagcgcagcgaGGCCAAGACACGCATGGCCATGTTCAAGAAGAGCCTGAGGATCAACTCCAGCGGGAGCTCCTCAGAAGACCGAGAGAAGACCAAGCAG TTCTCCAGGCTGGAGGAGAAGAGGCAGAAGGCCGAGCGATTGCACCAGCAGCAGAAACACGAGAACCAGATGAAGGAGAAGATCAGCGAGTGTGAGGGAAACGCCAGAGAACTGCAGCAGCTGCAG AACGAGAAGTGTCACCTGCTGATAGAAAACGAGACGCAGCGTCTGAAGTCTGTGGACGAGCAGCACAACCAGCAGCTGAAGGAGTGGAAGGAGCACCTCAAGCCCAGGAAGAAG GTTCTGGAGGAAGAACTGAACCAGAAGAAGAAAGAACAGGAGATCTTCTTCAAGATGAGTGAAGATTCCCAGTGTCAGAACGTCAGCTCACCAAACAAAGTCACCAAGTTCCTCCCGTACATCGACTCGTCCACCACATGA